A single genomic interval of Lewinellaceae bacterium harbors:
- a CDS encoding beta-galactosidase — protein MRNLSLKVVFCLAFGVLLVVFTFGQSPRSAEVKDYLGRPTLMIDGVPQTPAFYALTHAYGGRWSWEEVPARNIHNFAEIGFRLFQVDLWLNDIWNPHVDTLNMALARKQVRGVLDQYADANVVIRIHVNAPFWWNEAHQEECTQFADTPVDTSLKAGPPYHNEEHDIHAALRASLASALWKKEAGERLREFCQKLAKTPEGNAVIGMHVAGGIYGEWHYWGFIDHDPDTGPAMTTYFRNWLKEKYKTQQRLQESWNTKAFSFDNATVPGVEERMKTHDGFFKDPVQDQRTIDYFTAQQQVVAEDALYFCKLVKDNWPRPIITGIFYGYLHMTFNRQTVGGHLFIKQILESPYVDYLSGPQTYWPDSRKEGGSGNSRGIIESNLIHGKLWLDEIDNGYLHAKTDYDNIRYSERYDPVFANIMKRSTILPLMRGIGFWYYDFGLQKAFGWWDNPKYLSQMKEERDFFQQRFRNPYQSEADVLYVWSQDVFYYLKSTVLPITVNVLDHSIEQALRSGTVADHIYDFDLDKVNLSQYKAVVFMNVYKLSDDQRKFIKEKVAADGRTLVWNYLTGYTNGQKLDVNFVKSLTGFDLKRLELNEAPEVLFLSTGDSYKFSGPVAPLYVVADDKSQTLATLPNNQEPVIAIKKFEKFSSVFCGLPLNGTDNFREIFKMAGCHIHNQKNDFTYANSGLLMLHTSTGGPRDIQLKNGGTVHFDLTEGSTILMDSQTGKVLLR, from the coding sequence ATGCGAAACCTGTCTTTAAAGGTGGTATTCTGTCTGGCTTTCGGTGTTTTGTTAGTGGTATTTACCTTTGGTCAATCTCCCCGCTCAGCCGAAGTGAAAGATTATCTTGGCAGACCAACGCTGATGATCGACGGTGTGCCGCAGACCCCGGCGTTTTATGCCCTTACGCATGCCTATGGTGGCAGATGGAGCTGGGAAGAAGTGCCAGCACGGAACATCCACAATTTTGCAGAAATCGGCTTTCGGCTCTTTCAGGTCGACTTATGGCTGAATGATATCTGGAATCCCCATGTAGATACCCTGAATATGGCACTAGCCAGAAAACAGGTGCGGGGTGTTTTGGACCAATATGCAGACGCCAATGTGGTAATACGGATTCATGTAAATGCACCTTTCTGGTGGAATGAGGCTCACCAGGAAGAATGCACCCAATTTGCCGATACACCGGTGGATACCAGCCTGAAAGCAGGCCCGCCCTACCATAATGAAGAGCACGATATTCATGCGGCATTACGCGCCAGTCTGGCTTCTGCTTTATGGAAAAAAGAAGCAGGAGAGCGGCTTAGGGAATTTTGTCAGAAACTGGCAAAAACACCAGAAGGGAATGCCGTAATCGGGATGCACGTGGCCGGAGGTATTTATGGCGAATGGCATTATTGGGGCTTTATCGACCATGACCCAGATACCGGCCCTGCCATGACCACCTACTTCAGAAATTGGCTTAAAGAAAAATACAAGACCCAACAACGTCTTCAGGAAAGCTGGAATACCAAAGCCTTTTCATTTGACAACGCTACCGTACCGGGTGTTGAAGAGCGGATGAAAACGCACGATGGTTTCTTCAAAGATCCGGTGCAGGACCAACGAACCATCGACTATTTTACCGCCCAGCAACAGGTCGTGGCAGAAGACGCCCTGTATTTCTGTAAACTGGTGAAGGACAACTGGCCCCGACCTATTATTACCGGTATCTTTTACGGATACCTGCACATGACTTTCAACCGGCAAACGGTCGGCGGGCATCTATTTATCAAACAAATATTGGAAAGTCCGTATGTAGATTACCTCTCAGGTCCGCAAACGTACTGGCCCGATAGCCGCAAGGAGGGCGGCTCTGGCAATTCCCGCGGGATCATAGAATCAAACCTTATTCACGGAAAACTTTGGCTCGATGAAATCGATAACGGATACCTGCACGCCAAAACCGATTATGATAATATCCGGTATTCCGAACGCTATGATCCGGTTTTTGCCAACATCATGAAGCGAAGCACCATTTTGCCGCTGATGCGTGGTATCGGTTTTTGGTATTATGATTTCGGTTTGCAAAAAGCTTTTGGCTGGTGGGACAACCCGAAATATCTGAGTCAAATGAAAGAAGAAAGGGATTTTTTCCAGCAGCGATTCAGGAATCCGTATCAATCTGAGGCCGATGTACTCTATGTGTGGAGCCAGGATGTATTCTATTATTTGAAATCGACTGTTTTGCCCATCACCGTCAACGTACTGGATCACAGTATAGAACAAGCCCTGAGAAGTGGAACCGTGGCCGATCATATTTACGATTTTGACCTGGATAAAGTGAACCTGAGTCAGTATAAAGCCGTGGTGTTCATGAATGTGTACAAACTATCGGACGATCAACGAAAATTCATCAAAGAGAAAGTAGCCGCTGACGGGCGCACCCTGGTTTGGAATTACCTGACGGGCTATACCAATGGACAAAAGTTGGATGTAAATTTTGTAAAATCACTGACAGGTTTTGACCTCAAAAGGCTCGAATTGAATGAAGCTCCGGAAGTACTTTTTTTAAGTACCGGTGACTCCTACAAATTCAGTGGTCCAGTGGCTCCGCTATATGTCGTTGCCGATGATAAATCCCAAACTCTGGCGACTTTGCCGAACAACCAAGAGCCGGTCATCGCAATTAAAAAGTTTGAAAAGTTCAGTTCAGTATTTTGCGGCCTCCCCCTTAATGGGACTGATAATTTCCGGGAAATCTTCAAGATGGCAGGTTGCCATATTCACAACCAAAAAAATGACTTCACCTACGCCAATTCGGGATTATTGATGCTGCATACCAGCACCGGGGGCCCCCGTGACATTCAATTAAAAAATGGCGGAACCGTTCATTTTGATCTTACGGAGGGCAGCACCATTCTGATGGACAGCCAGACAGGGAAGGTTTTGTTGAGGTAA
- the ppsA gene encoding phosphoenolpyruvate synthase → MNSVIKKFRDIHLADVPQVGGKNASLGEMFSELSAQGVRVPDGFATTALAFWEFLDTNRLRQPLIELMKQLDKKQFTNLGAIGKQARNLILDADLPADLAQAITKGYQELGGTADQFAVAVRSSATAEDLPQASFAGQHESYLNIRGTQHLLTAVRKCFASLYTDRAIKYREDNGFAHESIALSVGVQKMVRSDLACSGVGFTLEPESGFRDIVHLSGVWGLGENIVQGTVTPDEFFVFKPSLRKNKKAVIQKKLGEKAKTMIYAPDAHSKSPVVNTSTPPDKRAHFVLGDPEIEQLARWALIIEDHYGKPMDIEWAKDGESGELFIVQARPETVHSQRNPYRVTAYKINKKGTTLATGQAIGSKVATGVARLLPSPQEADKLKPGEIVVTSITSPDWDPVLKKAAAIVTNKGGRTSHASIVARELGVPAVVGCGNATLNIRDGETITVSCCEGKTGYIYRGKVEVEEEVYDFTDMKKPDDTQAMLIVGDPDQAFKLSFYPNDGVGLMRMEFIITHFIQVHPMALIKFDSLKDDQTKAQIEDLTHHYPQKELYFVDKLAQGIATIAAAFYPKDVIVRMSDFKTNEYANLLGGKAFEPTEENPMLGFRGASRYYHERYQEGFKLECEAIKTVRNAMGLTNLKVMIPFCRTIEEGQKVIEAMKANGLDRNLDPGLEIYVMAEIPSNVLLAEEFAELFDGFSIGSNDLTQLTLGIDRDSAIVSNLFDEQNDAVKQLIGSVIRKAKKSGAKIGLCGQAPSDFPEFAQFLVQQGIDSISFNPDALLKGIENIKQAEAKVLQSI, encoded by the coding sequence ATGAATTCAGTGATTAAGAAATTCCGGGATATTCATCTGGCTGATGTTCCTCAGGTGGGTGGAAAAAATGCTTCATTGGGTGAAATGTTTTCTGAATTGTCTGCGCAGGGTGTGCGGGTTCCTGATGGATTCGCCACAACGGCATTGGCCTTTTGGGAATTTTTAGATACAAACCGTCTCCGCCAGCCACTTATTGAGTTGATGAAACAGTTGGATAAGAAACAGTTCACCAACCTGGGAGCAATCGGAAAGCAAGCCAGGAACCTGATCCTTGATGCTGATCTTCCTGCTGATCTGGCCCAAGCAATCACCAAAGGTTACCAGGAACTAGGCGGTACGGCTGATCAATTTGCTGTTGCCGTGCGCAGTAGTGCCACCGCTGAGGACCTGCCGCAGGCCAGCTTTGCCGGTCAACATGAGTCCTACCTCAACATCCGGGGGACGCAACACCTGCTTACTGCCGTCAGGAAATGTTTTGCCTCCCTATACACCGACCGGGCTATAAAATACCGGGAGGACAATGGCTTTGCCCATGAGAGCATAGCGCTGTCGGTAGGTGTGCAGAAAATGGTTCGTTCGGATCTGGCATGTTCCGGTGTCGGATTTACATTGGAACCTGAATCAGGCTTCCGGGATATCGTTCACCTGAGCGGTGTTTGGGGGCTTGGAGAAAATATCGTTCAGGGCACAGTGACTCCTGATGAATTTTTTGTTTTTAAACCCTCACTCCGGAAGAATAAAAAGGCGGTCATTCAGAAAAAATTGGGTGAAAAAGCAAAGACGATGATCTATGCCCCGGATGCACATTCGAAATCGCCGGTAGTAAATACGTCGACACCTCCGGATAAAAGAGCGCATTTTGTACTTGGTGATCCTGAAATTGAGCAACTGGCCCGCTGGGCATTGATCATTGAAGATCATTATGGGAAACCCATGGATATTGAATGGGCCAAAGATGGAGAGAGCGGTGAATTGTTTATCGTCCAGGCCAGACCTGAGACCGTACATTCCCAAAGAAACCCTTACCGGGTTACCGCATATAAGATCAATAAAAAAGGAACTACCCTGGCTACCGGGCAGGCTATTGGTAGCAAAGTAGCTACCGGAGTCGCCAGGTTGTTGCCTTCCCCTCAGGAAGCAGATAAGCTGAAGCCGGGCGAGATTGTGGTCACCAGCATCACCAGCCCCGATTGGGATCCGGTACTAAAGAAAGCGGCCGCCATTGTGACCAATAAAGGAGGCCGGACCAGTCACGCATCAATTGTGGCGAGAGAGTTGGGAGTGCCGGCGGTGGTAGGTTGCGGTAATGCCACGCTCAACATCCGCGATGGCGAAACGATCACGGTATCGTGTTGCGAAGGAAAGACCGGATACATCTACCGGGGAAAGGTAGAAGTTGAGGAGGAAGTTTACGATTTTACGGATATGAAAAAACCGGATGATACCCAGGCGATGCTGATTGTTGGTGATCCGGACCAGGCATTCAAATTGTCCTTTTATCCAAATGACGGAGTGGGTCTGATGCGAATGGAATTTATCATTACCCATTTTATCCAGGTGCATCCGATGGCCCTGATCAAATTCGACAGTCTCAAAGACGATCAGACGAAAGCTCAGATTGAGGACCTGACCCACCATTATCCGCAGAAGGAACTTTATTTCGTCGATAAACTTGCTCAAGGCATCGCAACGATTGCTGCAGCTTTTTACCCCAAAGACGTCATCGTTCGGATGAGTGACTTCAAAACGAATGAATATGCTAATCTGCTTGGAGGAAAGGCGTTCGAGCCCACCGAGGAAAACCCCATGCTGGGATTCCGCGGAGCTTCACGTTATTATCATGAGCGTTACCAGGAGGGATTCAAGCTGGAATGTGAGGCCATCAAAACGGTTCGGAATGCGATGGGCCTGACGAACCTGAAGGTGATGATTCCTTTCTGTCGCACCATCGAAGAAGGACAGAAAGTCATCGAAGCCATGAAGGCTAATGGCCTTGATCGGAATCTCGATCCGGGCCTGGAGATTTACGTGATGGCGGAGATTCCCAGTAATGTGCTGTTGGCCGAGGAATTTGCTGAACTTTTTGATGGATTCTCCATCGGGTCCAATGATTTGACCCAGCTTACCCTTGGCATTGACCGGGATTCGGCGATCGTTAGTAATCTGTTTGACGAGCAGAATGACGCGGTGAAACAACTCATTGGATCGGTGATCCGGAAGGCGAAGAAGTCAGGGGCGAAAATCGGGTTGTGTGGCCAGGCGCCAAGTGATTTTCCGGAATTTGCTCAATTTTTGGTTCAGCAGGGCATCGATAGCATTTCATTTAACCCGGACGCTCTGCTCAAGGGTATTGAAAATATCAAGCAAGCAGAAGCCAAGGTTTTGCAATCAATATGA
- a CDS encoding NUDIX hydrolase — MRNYYGAENKVLVAVDCIIFGFDQQEEELKLLLVKRDIPPELGKWSLMGGFMLHDETLDDAAIRVLYDLTGLRNIYMEQLRVFSKVDRDPVARTLSVAYFALINIEDHDKHLIQNYGAKWFSINRKPILIFDHNQMVEGAIRRLRRRAATNPIGFELLPEKFTMRQLQKLYEAIYSEELDKRNFNKKINSLDVLEKLDEKDKTSSRKGSFLYRFNQEKYLRKMDDGFVFKMK; from the coding sequence ATGCGGAACTACTATGGTGCTGAGAATAAGGTTCTGGTAGCAGTCGACTGTATTATTTTCGGTTTCGATCAGCAGGAAGAAGAGTTAAAGCTATTATTGGTCAAACGCGACATTCCACCCGAACTGGGCAAGTGGTCCCTGATGGGCGGGTTTATGCTCCACGATGAGACGCTGGATGATGCTGCCATACGGGTATTGTATGATCTGACCGGTCTGCGGAATATCTACATGGAACAATTGCGGGTATTTAGTAAAGTTGATCGGGACCCGGTAGCCCGGACCTTATCGGTGGCTTATTTTGCTCTGATCAACATCGAAGATCACGACAAGCACCTCATTCAGAATTACGGTGCCAAATGGTTTTCCATCAACCGCAAACCCATTCTCATTTTTGACCACAACCAGATGGTGGAAGGAGCAATCCGGCGGCTGCGGCGTCGTGCGGCTACCAATCCGATTGGCTTTGAACTGTTGCCGGAAAAATTCACCATGCGCCAGTTACAGAAGTTATATGAAGCCATCTATTCCGAAGAACTGGACAAACGCAACTTCAATAAGAAGATCAATAGCCTGGATGTCCTCGAAAAGCTGGATGAAAAGGACAAAACTTCCTCACGAAAAGGGTCATTCCTCTACCGTTTTAACCAGGAAAAATACCTGCGCAAGATGGATGACGGCTTTGTTTTTAAGATGAAATAA
- a CDS encoding glycoside hydrolase family 127 protein produces the protein MRPHPELKFYRAVNFLLITVFGTFISCQQADQNQPPEGTAVLADYPIQPVDIRQVKLTDQFWLPIVERLQEKTITYALQKCTEEGRLDNFLIAGGKKEGTVRGAMPFDDSDIYKIIEGASNSLISSPDPQLESLLDSLIAIIAIGQEADGYLTTWRTINPAKPPAEWVSVKEGKRWESLGASHELYNAGHLYEAAAVHFLATGKRNFLDIALKNADLMVQTFGPGKLEQVPGHQIIETGLIKLYRITHKEDYLKLSKYFLDARGDSTMHHPLYGEYSQDHIPVTRQDEVVGHAVRAMYMYAGMTDIAAIYRDTAYGAAVTRLWNNMVSRKMYITGGIGALHQGEAFGADYELPNQTAYNETCASIGDVYWNQRMFMLFGDKKYYDVIERTLYNGLISGISLDGTHFFYPNALESDGVYTFNQGACTRKSWFDCSCCPTNLIRFLPAVSGLIYARKDHDLYVNLFIGSEATIEVDGQPVHITQTTNYPWDGKVELKVTTEKPVDMQLKLRLPGWASGEVLPSDLYHYTTTAPAPPVIIFDGKQVPYDLTEGYISTRQVWSGTHSIQVEFPMKVQLVKANEKVEADRGKESVEYGPLVYALEQADNPSIDQLKLSPQERFEVTYDPTLLGGVNTIQGESAAGRFTAIPYYAWSNRGVGKMKVWLPFSD, from the coding sequence ATGCGTCCTCATCCCGAACTGAAATTTTATCGTGCCGTCAACTTCCTGTTGATTACTGTTTTCGGCACATTTATCTCCTGCCAGCAAGCCGATCAAAACCAGCCACCTGAAGGAACGGCAGTTCTGGCAGATTATCCGATCCAGCCGGTGGACATCCGACAGGTCAAACTGACCGACCAGTTTTGGTTACCCATCGTGGAACGATTGCAAGAAAAAACCATCACTTACGCGCTTCAAAAATGTACGGAAGAAGGCCGTCTGGATAATTTCCTGATCGCCGGAGGTAAAAAAGAAGGTACCGTCCGGGGTGCCATGCCCTTTGACGATTCCGATATCTATAAGATCATTGAAGGAGCTTCCAACTCTTTGATCAGTTCCCCGGACCCGCAGTTGGAATCACTGCTGGACTCCCTGATTGCCATCATTGCGATCGGACAGGAAGCAGATGGATACCTGACGACCTGGCGTACCATCAATCCCGCAAAACCACCTGCCGAGTGGGTCAGTGTCAAAGAGGGGAAACGCTGGGAATCTCTGGGAGCCAGCCATGAGTTGTACAACGCCGGGCATTTGTACGAAGCAGCAGCGGTTCATTTTCTGGCCACCGGGAAGCGGAATTTTCTTGACATCGCCCTCAAAAACGCCGACTTGATGGTTCAAACATTTGGTCCCGGCAAGCTGGAGCAAGTACCTGGCCATCAGATCATTGAGACCGGATTGATCAAGCTGTACCGGATAACCCATAAAGAGGATTACCTCAAACTTTCCAAATATTTTCTGGATGCTCGAGGCGATTCGACCATGCATCATCCGTTGTATGGCGAATATTCCCAGGACCACATTCCGGTTACCAGACAGGATGAGGTCGTGGGTCATGCAGTACGGGCGATGTATATGTACGCCGGAATGACCGACATAGCAGCCATTTATCGGGACACTGCATATGGAGCAGCCGTAACCCGGCTTTGGAACAATATGGTATCCAGGAAAATGTATATCACCGGTGGTATCGGCGCCCTCCATCAGGGGGAAGCTTTCGGTGCAGATTACGAATTGCCCAATCAAACGGCTTACAATGAAACCTGTGCATCCATTGGAGATGTCTACTGGAACCAAAGGATGTTCATGCTCTTCGGAGATAAGAAATATTACGATGTCATCGAACGCACCCTGTACAATGGACTGATTTCTGGAATTTCACTGGATGGCACCCATTTCTTTTACCCGAATGCATTGGAATCTGATGGCGTTTATACGTTCAACCAGGGAGCATGCACCCGCAAATCGTGGTTCGACTGTTCCTGTTGTCCGACTAATCTGATCCGGTTCCTCCCGGCTGTATCCGGCCTGATCTATGCCCGGAAGGATCATGACCTCTACGTAAATCTTTTCATTGGAAGTGAAGCAACCATTGAAGTTGATGGTCAGCCGGTCCACATTACCCAAACGACCAATTATCCCTGGGATGGCAAGGTAGAACTTAAAGTAACCACAGAAAAACCGGTTGATATGCAGCTAAAGCTTCGCCTCCCGGGCTGGGCCAGCGGCGAAGTCTTACCTTCCGACCTATACCATTACACTACCACGGCACCCGCGCCTCCCGTGATCATCTTTGACGGAAAGCAAGTCCCCTACGACCTGACTGAAGGCTACATCAGCACCCGGCAGGTCTGGAGTGGCACCCATTCCATACAGGTTGAATTCCCGATGAAAGTCCAGCTGGTCAAAGCAAATGAAAAGGTGGAGGCCGATCGTGGCAAAGAATCTGTGGAATACGGACCTCTGGTCTATGCGTTGGAGCAGGCCGACAACCCTAGCATCGACCAATTGAAATTAAGCCCGCAGGAGCGTTTCGAAGTTACGTACGATCCCACCCTATTAGGTGGAGTGAATACCATTCAGGGTGAGAGCGCCGCGGGAAGATTTACTGCAATACCTTATTATGCCTGGTCTAACCGCGGTGTGGGAAAAATGAAAGTGTGGTTACCCTTTTCCGACTAA
- a CDS encoding RNA polymerase sigma factor: MSPTNRQLQDWINKCLQGSRKHHRLLFEAFYSDGMNIACRYSRNEEEAKEILSNAFIKAFKNLQSFNTSLPFMPWFRTIIIHSSSDYYRYDHPMVKDEIGNGGMDIADTAGTLDQLQYEDILRLLQQLPDIQRTVFNLYEIEGYKHGEIAQMLGIMEGTSKSCLSRAKATLRQLIEQLNSFE, from the coding sequence GTGAGTCCAACCAACCGACAACTGCAAGATTGGATCAACAAATGCTTACAGGGATCCCGGAAACATCACCGGCTCCTCTTTGAAGCATTTTACAGCGATGGTATGAACATTGCCTGCCGGTATAGTCGCAATGAAGAGGAAGCGAAGGAAATTCTGAGTAATGCATTTATCAAAGCATTTAAGAACCTCCAATCATTCAATACTTCACTCCCATTCATGCCCTGGTTCAGGACAATCATCATCCATAGCTCCAGCGATTATTACCGATACGATCATCCTATGGTCAAAGATGAAATAGGCAACGGTGGAATGGACATCGCGGATACAGCCGGCACTCTGGATCAGTTGCAATACGAGGATATCCTGCGGCTGTTACAACAATTGCCGGATATACAACGGACCGTATTTAACTTGTATGAAATAGAAGGGTATAAACACGGAGAGATCGCCCAGATGCTCGGCATCATGGAAGGCACTTCCAAATCCTGTTTATCACGGGCTAAAGCAACTTTAAGACAACTCATTGAACAACTTAATTCATTCGAATAA
- a CDS encoding SMP-30/gluconolactonase/LRE family protein, with translation MKFGYWVAGCLYLAACSAPQNDQNTGAGEETVYQASDLTDSVFTSGIEGPAVDKDGNLYVVNYLRQGTIGVIHPDGKEELFVTLPDSSIGNGIRINQQGTLFIADYTRHNILAIDPISKAISVFAHNDQMNQPNDVAIRENGTLFASDPKWSANTGQLWRIDTDGSMTLLADSLGTTNGIEVSPDEKTLYVAESAQRKIWAYNLDPAGNISNRRLFHEYDDFGLDGMRCDTEGNLYVSRYGKGVIDILNPEGKSLTEVPLKGKKTSNIAFGGPDGKTCYVTLQDRGVVETFRAEHSGRSWKMLQAN, from the coding sequence ATGAAATTCGGTTATTGGGTAGCAGGATGTCTGTATCTGGCTGCATGTTCAGCTCCTCAAAATGATCAAAATACTGGTGCCGGAGAGGAAACGGTTTATCAGGCCAGCGACCTGACTGACAGTGTATTCACCTCTGGCATTGAAGGTCCTGCGGTTGACAAGGATGGCAACCTGTACGTCGTCAATTACCTGCGTCAAGGCACCATAGGCGTCATTCATCCTGACGGAAAAGAGGAACTCTTCGTTACGTTGCCGGACAGCAGCATTGGTAACGGTATCCGGATCAACCAGCAAGGCACCCTATTTATTGCGGACTATACCCGCCATAATATCCTGGCCATTGACCCTATTTCTAAAGCGATTTCTGTGTTCGCACACAATGACCAAATGAATCAACCGAATGATGTGGCTATTCGCGAAAATGGGACGTTATTCGCCAGTGATCCCAAATGGTCGGCAAATACCGGTCAGCTGTGGCGTATCGACACGGATGGAAGCATGACCTTACTGGCTGATAGCCTAGGAACAACCAATGGCATCGAAGTTAGCCCGGATGAAAAGACCCTGTATGTCGCTGAAAGCGCCCAGCGTAAAATTTGGGCCTATAACCTCGACCCGGCCGGCAATATCTCCAATCGCCGGCTATTCCATGAGTACGATGATTTTGGCCTGGATGGGATGCGGTGTGATACGGAGGGTAATCTTTACGTATCACGTTATGGCAAAGGGGTGATTGACATTTTGAATCCGGAAGGCAAATCGCTGACAGAGGTGCCCCTGAAAGGAAAGAAAACATCCAATATTGCATTCGGCGGCCCGGATGGAAAAACCTGCTATGTAACCCTGCAGGACCGGGGTGTCGTCGAGACATTCCGCGCCGAGCATTCAGGTAGATCCTGGAAGATGCTTCAAGCTAACTGA